CCACGACCTGGCCGACCTGTTCTTCGACTCGCTGCGTCAGGCCACGGACGACCTGACCCGCACGGGTGCCATCGGTGCTGCCAAACAAGCCTTCGCCCACGGCGCCGAGCAACCAGGCTGAGGAGGGCCCTGCTGTCGACGACCTGGGCTGCGACGCTTCCGCCGCGTCCGGGTGCTCGTGGAAGCCAGTCCCCACGACGACGTGTGGGGGATCGGCCTGGCGCACGACCACCCGGACGCGGCGGAACCCGGGTGCTGGCCGGGGTTGAACCTGCTCGGCTTCGCGCTGGGCGAGGTGCGGGCCCGGCTGCGGTGATCAGCCGCCGGTGATGCGGTAGGTCACCAGCGAACGGGCCGGGACGGTGGCGGTGAACTTCCCGCCACCGATGTGGATCGGGGGCTGCGCCGCGGTGTCGCTGGTGTTGCCGGTGACGTGCGGGACGGCGGTGCCGCTGACGATCCCGGTGTTCGGCAGGGCATAGGTCATCGTGGTGGGTGTGGTCGCCGAGTTCAGCGCGACCACCGCCAGCGAGCGGTCCGGGTTGCGGAACGCCGACAGGGCCAGGCCCTGATCACCCGTGGTGGCCCCGATCCGCGTGGCGCCCGGCCGGATGAAGCGGCTGTAGTTCGCCAGCGCCCACAACCGTTTGGACACCCGGTACCCGTCGCCGTTCATCTGGATCAGGCCCCGGGTGGTGCCCACGGACGCGCCGTACCAGTACACGTACCCGGCCGTGTTCCCGGTGGTGAGCGCGGTGTGCACGGCCTTGGCGATGGTGAAGCCGTCGTACCCGCTGCCGTCGTCCCAGTTCTCGTTCCAGGTGGTCCCGTTGGGCGACCACTCCGACATCCACGTCCGGCGCGAAGTCGGCAGCGGGCCGGTGACCTGGCTGGCGTAGGTGTGCCCGGTGTGCGTCGAAACCAGGCCGCGCGCCACCGGATCGGCTTCGATCGCGGCCGTGTAGTCGCGCTGGTGGGTCCAGCCGAACGAGTCGCAGCAGGCGAGCTTGAGCCCGGCCTTGGCCGCGATCGGCCCGGCGATCTTGGTGAACTCGGTGGCCTGCGCCGGGGTGAACCGCATGGAGGAGTACGTCGCGGTGTAGTCGGGTTCGTTGGTGAACCCGAGATCGGTGATCCGGATCCCTTCTCCCGCATAGAATTCCGCGTACTTGACCAGGTAGTTCGCGTACGCGGTGCGCCAGTCGCCGCTCGCGCAGGCGGTGCCGGACAGCCCGCACAGCGTGCCGCCGTTGGCCTCGTCGCCGTTGGTCTTCATGTAACCGGGCGCGCTCCAGGCGTTGGCGTAGAAGCGGTCCACGCCGTACGCCTTGGCCTCGCGCGCCAGCCACACCTGGCTTTCGTCGCTCCCGTCCCAGACGTACTTCGGTGGTGCGCCGGGCCCGCCGGGATCGACCGGCTGGATCGACCCGGCGGGCGTGGACACGATGTGCAGCCGCAGAATGGAAAGTGCCGCGCCGTTGCCCGAGAGCAGCAGGTCGAGGATTTCCCGCTGCCGCTGCTCGGACAACCCTTCGGACCCGCGCATGATCTCGGCCCGGCCGAACGCTTCGGAGAACCCGAACCCGTCGATCGGCTGGTGCAGCCGGGCGCCGTCGATGGTGGCCGCCGAAGCGGCCCGCGCATCGGCCGGGACCACCCCCACCGTGCTGAGAACGGTCAGTGCGACGAGCGCGAGCCGGAACATGGCGAGTCCTTTCCAGACGCTAGATCGTGCTTTGTCAGCGGCGGAGCCGCTGGCTGAGGTTCCGCTACCCGCACCGCCACGCAAAACACGTTCAAAAACTGCTAGCCGATGGTGAAACTCGGGTGTGGCGGCTGGTTGTAGGCGGTGTTCTGCCAGGCGACGGCGACCCGGTACTGCCGGTCCTGCATCAGCGACGGGCGGCTGATGCTCGTGCTGTCGGTGGTCGAGTAGATCCGCAGCGCCCGGTTGTCCGTGGTCCGCCAGATGACCTCCTCACGCCAGTCGCCGAGGATGTCGGCGGACAGCGCGGGGGTGGACTTGGAGCCGTTGTTCGACGCGACGCCGGAACCGGTGAGCAGCCGGGTGTCACCGCCGGTGCCGTACTTGTCGATGTGCGTGCCGTCGAGCAGTTCGCGCTGCGCGTCACCGTCCCACCAGATCACGAAGTTGGTGGAGCCGGGCTTGCGGGACGAAACCTGGTTTCCGTTGGTACCACTGCGAAGTCCGGACACCGACGACGACCACGCCTCGGCGCCGGGGTTGCCGGACCAGATGTCCGCGGCCACCGCGCGGCCGTTGTCGCAGCCGCAGGACGGCGCGCTCCAGATGATCTGCCCGGTGCGCGCGTCCCCCATCCAGTGGGTGGGTTCGCTGGTCCACTCCGACGGCTTGAACACCTCCAGCCCCGAGCGGGACGGGATGAAGTCGCCGACGTGGTAGGCGTCGCCGTGGTGGGTGTTGTTCTGCCACAGCCCATTGCCGTTGTCGTCGATGGCCATCGAGCCGTACATGATCTCGTCGCGGCCGTCGGCGTCCACGTCGGCGACGGAGAGCTGGTGGTTGCCCTTGCCGGTCCACGCCGCGCCGTTGGTCGAGGAGCTGGAGTCGAAGGTCCACCGCCGGGTCAGCTGGCCGTTGCGGAAGTCCCACGCGGCGATCACCGAACGGGTGTAGTAACCGCGGGCCATGATGATGCTGGGCCGGGAACCGTCCACGTAGGCGGTGCCCGCCAGGAACCGGTCGACCCGGTTGCCGTAGTTGTCGCCCCACGAAGCCACGTTCCCGCGCGGGGGCACGTAGTCCGCGGTGGCCAGCACGGCGCCGTCCGTGCCGCGGAAGACCGACAGGAACTCGGGACCGGCGAGGATGTAGCCGCTGGAGTTGCGGTGGTCGGCGCTGGAGTTGCCGATCACCTGGCCGGTGCCGGAACGGGTGCCGTCGGCGGTTTTCACCGCCACTTCGGCGCGGCCGTCACCGTCGTAGTCGAACACCTGGAACTGCGTGTAGTGCGCGCCGGACCGGATGTTGCGGCCGAGATCGATCCGCCAGAGCCGGGTGCCGTTCAGCTCGTAGGCGTCCAGCAGCGTGTTGCCGGTGTATCCGGACTGCGAATTGTCCTTGGCGTTGCTGGGTTCCCACTTCAGCACGATCTCGTACTGGCCGTCGCCGTCGAGATCGCCGACGCTCGCGTCGTTGGCGTTGTAGGTGAAGTTCTCCCCGGACGGGGTGGTGCCGCCGGGTGGCAGCTGGAGCGGGACGTCCATGCTCGAGGCCATGGGGAAGGCGAGGGATTCCTCGGCCGCGGCGGTGCGCTGCTCGGCACCGCCGACCACCGGGCGCACGGTGTAGGTCACCGAAGCCGGGGCGCCCGCGTCGAGAAAGCTCGTCGCGCCGGTGACCTGGGTGACGAGTTCACCGCCGCGGTAGAGGTTGAAGGCGGTTCCGGCCGGGTCGCCGGCGAGCAGGCGCCAGCTGACGAAGTTGCCCTGGCCGGTGCGGACGCTGATCAGCCCGCGGTCGAGCTTTTCGACGGCGGGTCCGGGGAGCGGTGCGGCCTGGGCCGGTGCGCTGAACAGGGCGCCGAGCAGGCCGATCGCCACGGCGAGGTGCGTTGTCTTTCTGGACATGTGGCTGAACTCCGAATCGCGTGGGGGCAAGAGAATCGGGTTCGGCCCCGCCGCCGGATACGGAGCCAGGTGTTGGGAGCGCTCACAGGAGCACCGACAATTCGTAACACCGCGCCGTCCGGGGTGTCAATGTCCGGATGTGGCCACGGTCTGTCTATTTCGGACATGCCGTCCTTGCCGAGGCCGGTGGGCACCGGAACCGATGATCGTCAGAGGCCTGCGGCACAATGCCGGTATGGAGATCTGGCACAACCCGCGGTGCACCAAGTCGAGGGCGGCGAAGAAGGCACTGGACGAGGCGGGCACCGGCTACACCGAGCGCCGCTACCTGGACACGCCGCCGACGGTGGCGGAGCTGACCGAGGTGCTCGGCAAGCTGGGCCGGGAACCCTGGGACATCACGCGCACCAAGGAGCCGGTGGCCAAGGAACTGGGCCTCGCCGGCCTGCCGCGCGACGCGGCCAACCGCGACCGCTGGATCGAGCTGCTTGCCGAGCACCCGGTGCTGATCCAGCGCCCCATCCTGATCGACCGCGAAACCGCCGTCGTCGGCCGCGACGAGGCCTCCCTGCGCGAGATCCTCTAACCCGCCGGGCCGGTGCTGGAGCGCACCCGCAGTTCCGGGTCCTCGGTCTTGAGCCACGCCGGTCCGGTATCGGGGGAGCGGAGCAGCAGATTCACCGCGGCGGCCCCGCGTTCGGCGGTCGGGCGGCGGACCGCGGTCAGCGCGGGCCGCACCAGGCGGCACAGGGCCGAGTCGTCCCAGGCCACCACCGAGAGCCGGCCTGGCACGTCCAGGCCCAGTTCGCGGGCCACGCCGAGGGCGGCCACCGCCATCACGTCGTTGTCGAACACCAGCGCCGTCGGCGGGGTCCGCCCGGTCAGCAGCCGCCGGGTGATGCGCGCGGCGGCGTCGCCGGAGTAGTCCGCGGCGGTGATCACGCGGGCGCCGGGCAGGCCGGTGGTGGCGGCCAGGAACGCCGCCGACCGCCGCCGGGTGTGCACGAACTCCGGCGGACCGGCGACCCTGGCGATCTCCCGGTGCCCCAGCGTCGCGAGGTAGTCGACGACGAACGTCATCGCCTTCTCGTCGTCGGTCCACACGTACGGCAGCCCCAGCTCGGCCTGCGGCTCGCCGAGCACGACCGCGGGCAGCCCCAGGTCCCTGACCAGCTGGACCCGCGGATCGTCGACGAGCAGGTCGACCAGCAGGATGCCGTCCACCCGCCGTTCGGCCCACCACCGCCGGTAGATGGCCAGCTGCGCCTCGGCGTTGTCGGTCACCTGGAGCAGCAGCGAGGTCGGCCCGCCGGCGAGCGCGGCCTGGATACCGGAGATCAGCTGCATGAAGTACGGCTCGATGCCGAGCACCCGCGCCGGGCGGTCCACCACCAGCCCGATGGCCCCGGCCGGGCCACCGGAGAGCACCCTGGCCGCGGCGTTCGGCAGCCAGCCGAGCGTGGCGGCGATCTCGTGGACGCGGCGGCGGGTGGCCTCGGAAACCCCGCGCCGGTTGTTCAGCGCGTAGGACACCGCGCCGGTGGAGACCCCGGCGGCCTTGGCGATGTCGGCGATGGTCGGTCGCTTGGTGGTTGCCATCGGCGCGCTCCTCAAGCGCCGGGCCGGGCGGTGCTCTGGCGCACCACCAGGCTCGGCAGGTTCTCGGGCCGCGTGCTCACCGGCTGCCCGCCGATGTGCTGGAGCAGCAGGCGCGCGGCTTGGGCCCCGTAGGCGGCGACATCCCGTGAGACGGCGGTGAGCGCGGGCCGTGCCAGCTCGCACAACGCGGAGTCGTCCCAGGCGACCAGCGACAGGCCGCCGGGCACGTCCAGCCCGGCGCGCGTGGCCACCCCGAGCGCGACGACGGCCAGCACGTCGCTGTCGCAGATGATGGCCGTCGGCCGCGGACGCCGGTCCAGCAGCCGGCGGGCGGCCGCGGCCCCCTCGTCCCCGCCGTAGTCGGTGTTGATCACCGCGCCGGGTGGCAGGCGGTGCCACTGCAGGGCGTGGGTCATCGCCGCGGTGCGGGTGGCGGTGTGCCGCAGCCGCGCGGGCCCGGCGATCCTGGCGATCCGCCGGTGCCCGAGGGTGACCAGGTGGTCGACCACGGTGCGCATGGTGGTCGCGTCGTCGCTCCACAGCCCCGGCAGCGGGCCGAGTCCTTCCGGACCGCCGAGCACCAGCGCGGGCAGCCCGCAGCGGGCCAGCTCGGTCACCCGCTCGTCGGCCGCGGTCAGGTCGAGCACGAGCACCCCGTCCACGTGCGTCCGTGTCCACCAGTGGCGGTAGGTGCCGATCTCCTCGCGGTGGTCCCGGACGACCTGCAACCGCAGCGCCACCTTGCGCCGGGCCAGTTCGGACTCCACTCCGGACACCAGCTTCATCAGGAACGGTTCGAGCGCGAGGAACCGCGCCGGGCGGGCCAGCACCAGCCCGACCGCGTCCGCGCGCGTGAGCTGTCCCGCGCGGGTGATGCCGTATGGCCGCCAGCCGAGTTCGTCGGCGATGCGCACGATCCGGCGCCGCGTCGACTCCGAGACGCCGGTGCGGCCGTTGAGCGCGTAGGACACCGCGCCCTTGGACACCCCCGCCTCGCGGGCGATGTCCGCCATCGTCGGCCGCCGCATCACGAACGGGCCGGCTGGCTTCTGCTCGCGAGAACGTCGTTGACGCATCGGAGCACGGGCCGCGTGGTGAACGCGGCGGACTCGGGACCGGCACCGTGGCGGATCCGGAAGACTGCTGACTCACCGGGCAGCAGGGTGAGCAAAGCGTTGTCCGCCAAGGCATCCGGGTCCACGCGGTCGGCGAACAGGCACAGGTCGCGCAGCAGCGAGCGGGCGCGCACGGTGACCACCGTGCCGTCCGCGTCCGCTCGTGCCGAGGCCGTGAAATCGGGTTCGGGGTAGGCCAGCTCGCGGTCCTTGCCGAAGAACCACAGCGCCCGCGTGTCCCCGGCGGTCACCACCACCAGCTCCCGCGCGGGGTCGTCCGGGCGGGCGACCGCGGCGGGCAGGGGAGTGATGCCAACCGAGCGCGCCGCGACGTCGAACGCCGAATTCGACCGGGCCAGGACCTCACCGCTGAAGGTCATCCGCTCGACCTGGACGTGCCCGTTCCATGCCGCGTCCGTGTCGTTGAGCACGGCGACGGCCAAGCCGCCTTCGTGCGGCTGGACGGTCAGCAGCCGGTCGCGATGGGCCTCCCGCAGCGCATACCACAGGAGCTTGCGACGGCCCGCGCTGTCGATCGCCGACCAGCTCATCGACGGCCAGCAGTCGTTGAGCTGCCACACCACCGTGCCGGTGCACCGCGGCCACAGCGAGCGGAAGTGCTCCACGCCGAGCCGGAGCGCGCGGGCCTGGTTGAGCTGGGCGAGGTAGTGCCAGTCGTCATCTTCGGTGATCGCGCCGAAGTGCTCGGCCAGGCCGCGGGCGAGCTTGTCCCCGCCGTCGATCGCCTTCTGGTGCGCGCGCACGGCGGGGGAGTCCGGGGCCAGAGCGCCGAAGCCGTCGACCGCGGTGCGGTGCGCGGGCGGGCCCTGGTAACCGAATTCCGCCACGAACCGCGGCCGGTAGGCACGGTAGTCGCCGTAGTCACGTTCGTTCCAGACGTCCCAGATGTGGATGGGCCCGTGGTCGGGATCGTTCGGATGGCGCCGCGGATCGCCGGAGTACGGGCTGCCCGGCCAGTACGGGCGCGTCGGGTCGAGCCGGGCGACCACCTCAGGGAGCGTGCCGAAGTAGTACCCGGCTCCCCAGGTGCGGTCGCCGAGGCCGTCTTGCCAGCCCCAGTCCCGATGCCCCCAGATGTTCTCGTTGTTCCCGTTCCACAGCACCAGACTCGGGTGCCAGGCCAGTCGCCGGACGGCTTCCTCCGCCTCCGCGCGCACCTCACCGCCGAGCGGTTCCTCCTCGGGATAGGCGGCACACGCGAAGAGGAAGTCCTGCCACACCAGCAGTCCGCGCTCGTCGGCGGCGTCGTAGAAGCTTTCGCTCTCGTAGATTCCGCCGCCCCACACGCGAACGAGGTTGACCCCGGCCGCGCACGCCTGGTCGAGCCGGTCCGAGTAGCGTCCGGGGGTGATCCGGGGGAAGAACACGTCGTCCGGAATCCAGTTCACGCCACGCACGAGGATCGGTTTGCCGTTGACACGAAAGGTGAACGGGGTGCCGTGCTCGTCCGGGGTGGTGTCGAGTTCGATGGTCCGGAAGCCGACGCGCTTGTCCCAGGCGTCCAGGACTTCGTCGCCCGCCAGCAGTTCGAGGCGCAGGTCGTACCGCGGTTGTTCGCCGTGCCCGCGTGGCCACCACAGTTCGGCCTGCTCGACGGCCAGTTCGACGACCACTTCGGACTGTCCTGAAGGGATGGTGACCGCTTGGCGCGCGTCCCCGATCCGCGCGGTGGCAACAAGATCGCGGTCTCCGGTGCGTTCGACGCCGACGTGCAGCTTCACCTGGCCGGTGCCACTGGGGTCGACGGTGATCTCCGGGCGGACCTCGGCCAGGCGCGCGGTGTGCCATCGGTGGAGGTGGATCGGACGCCAGATTCCGCAGGTGGTGAACGACGGCCCCCAGTCCCAGCCGAAGTTGCAGGCGGCCTTGCGGATGAACTGGTACGGCATCGGGTATGCGCCGGGACGGTCACCCAGTTCCTCCCGCAACCGCTGGGCGTAGGCCAAAGCCGGGTGGAAGGTCACCGCCAGCTCGTTGACGCCTTCACGCAGCGCGTGGCGCAGGTCGAACCGATGGGTGCGGTGCATGTTCTCCGCCGTGCCGATGGAAACTCCGTTGAGCGACAGTTCGGCGACGGTGTCGACTCCTTCGCACACCAGGTCCATCCGCTCGTCGGTCTCGTCGACGGTGAATTCGCGGGTATAGTGCCAATCCGTCTCGCCGATCCAGGCGAGTTCCGCTTCCCGGTCGCCGATCAGCGGATCCGGGATCAGCCCGGCGGCCAGCAGGTCGGTGTGCACCGTGCCGGGCACCCGTGCGGGGATCGGGCCCACCTTCGCCGACCGCACGCGCCAGCCGTCCATCGGCGTCTCCGTTCTGTCGTAGGTCACTTGGTCGCCCCGGCCGCGAAACCCCGGTAGATCCACCGCTGGAGCAGCAGGAACACCACCAGGGTCGGCAGCACGACGATGATCACGCCCGCCGAGATGACCTCCCACTGCGCGCTGAACGGCCCCTTGAACCGGAACAGCGAGGTGGAGATGACGCCGAGATCCCGCGAAGGCATGTACAGGAAGGGAATGTAGAACTCGTTGTAGATGGCGATGCCCTTGATGATCACCACGGTGGCGATCGCGGGCTTGAGCAGCGGCAGGATGATCCGCCAGTAGACGCCGAGCCGGGACGCGCCGTCGAGCGCGGCCGCCTCGTCCAGGTCACGCGGGATCGAGCGGATGAACTGGAGGAAGATGTAGATCGAGACGATGTCGGTGCCCATGAACAGGGCGATCGCGGCGGCGCGGGTGTCGAACAGGCCCAGCCGGTTGACCACCTGGAAGGTCGCCACCTGCGTGGTCACGCTCGGCACCAGCGTCGCCACGAGGAACGCGGACAGCACGGCCTTGCGGAACCGGAAGCGGAAGCGGTCGATCGCGTAGGCGGCCATCGAGCCGATCAGCACCGTGCCCGCGACCGAGACCACCAGGATCAGCACCGTGTTGGCGAAGGCGCCAACCATGCCGCCGTCGACCAGCGCGGTGGCGTAGTTGCTCAGGTTGAGCCAGTTCTCCGGCGGGGTGAACGGGCCGCTGGAGCGGAACTCCGCGTCCTGCTTGAGCGAGCCGAGGAAGATCACCACCAGCGGCACCAGCATCACCAGGCTGACCAGCACCAGCGAGGAATAGGACAGCACCCGCCCGCCGTCGCGCCGCCTCATGCGCGGACCTCGTTCTCCGGCACCAGCCTGCGCTGCACCCAGGTGATCAGCAGGATCAGCACCAGCAGCACCACGGCCATCGCCGAGGCAAGGCCCACCTTGCCGAACTTGAAGGCCAGGTCGATGGTCTGGATGACGAAGGTTTTGCTGCCGTTGGCGCCGCCGGTCATGATGTACGGGATCTCGAACACCGACAGCGAGCCCGCGATGGCCAGTATCGCGGTCAGCCCGACGATGTTGCGGATGCTGGGCAGGATGATGTGCCGGAACCGCTGCCACCGGTTCGCCCCGTCCAGTTCCGCGGCCTCGAACAGGCTCGGCGGGATCGACTGGATGGCGCCGAGGAACAACACGAAGTTCAGGCCCAGGTAGCGCCACACCGAAACCCCGGCGAGGGAGTAGTTCACCGTGTCCGGGTCGCCGAGCCAGGGATGACCGTCCAGTCCCACCAGCGACAGCAGGGAGTCCAGTGTCCCTTCCGGACGGAAGAAGTAGAGGAAGACAAAACCGATCGCCACGCCGTTGATCAGGTAGGGGAAGAAGATGACGCCCTTGAACAGGTTCGCGAACCGGATCCGGAAGCTGAGCACGGTGGCGAAGTACAGCGCGAGCACGAGTTGCACGAAGGCCGCGCCGAAGTAGTACAGGCTGACCAGCAGCACCTCGAACAGCTCACCACGCCCGGCGAGCTGTTCGTAGTTGCCCGCGCCGACGAACTCCGGCCGCGGGCTCAGCCCGTCCCAGTCGGTGACGCTGTAGAAGAACATGCTCACCACGGGCACGTAGGTGAACAACGCCAGCAGCACCAGCGGCGCGAGCAGGAACAGCCACGGGGTGGCCCGGCCGCGCCGCTTCCGGGTGCCGTTCAGGAGGTCACCTGCGCCTTGGCTTCGGCCCACCGCCGGTTCAGGTCGGCGAAGACGTCCTGTTTGGACTTGCCGTTCGCGCCGCGTGCCGCGTCGATCAGGGTCTGGCGGTAGGCAGGCTGGTAGAGCCCGATCTCGGCGGTCTTGTCGATCTTCTTGACCACCGCGTCCTGGCTGCGGTCCAGTTCGAAGTAGGTCACGCCAAGGCTGGTGAACTCGCTGAGGATCGCCGGTTCCGGGCCGCCCAGCTGTGGCGTGAACCCGCCCTGGCCGGCGGCGTACCCGGACTGGTCGGCGAACCAGTCCACCCACGCCCTGGCCGCGTCCTTGTTCTCGGAGTGCACGCTGACCGCGTTCTTGTAGTCACCGGCGATCGCCGAGTGGAACCGGCCACCGGCCTGGCTGGGGAAGGGCAGGTAGCCGAGATCCTCCGGCGTGGCGGCGAGTTCGCGCACCTGGGTCAGCGCCCACGAACCGAGCATCATCGTGGCGATCTTGCCCTCGCCGATCGCCTTCTTGGAGGTCTCCCAGTCCGTTGTGGCCGGATCCTCCTCGGTCAGCTTTCCCGCCACGGCGTCGAAAAGCAGGGTGTCGATGATTTCCTGGGGAGTGCCGGGGGTCCACGGCGCGTCGGTGGCGGCCATCGTGGTGATCACGTCCGGCTGCCCGGCCACCGAGGCACGCAGGTCCTCCCACTGCGCGAGCGGCCACCCGTTGCGGTAGTTGGTGTACAGCGGAGTGGCGCCGGTCCTGTCCTTGATGGCGCGCAACGCGTCGAGGAACTGGGCGGGCGTTCTCGGTGGCGCGGTGATCCCGGCCTGCTGCCAGATCTTCTTGTTGTAGACAAAACCGAACGCGTTGCCGGTGATGGCGAGCCCGTAGGCCTTGCCCTCGTAGGTCTGTTCCGGGATGAACCGGTACTTCTTCTGCAGTTCGGCGGCGTCGCCGAGGGGTTCGAAGTAGGCGGGCAGCTGCTCGGGCGTGATCGACTCCGGGATCAGCAGCACGTCCCCGTAGTCCCGGCTGCTCATGCGGATCTTGACTTCGCCCTCGTAGTCGGTGATCCCCTGGAAGGTCACCTTCACCTCGGGGTGGACCTTGGCGAACTCCCGCTTGTACTGCTCGAACACGGTGTCCACCAGATCCGTGCGCTGGGTGAGCACGGTGATCTCGCCGTCGATCCGGCCGTCCGCG
The genomic region above belongs to Amycolatopsis sp. YIM 10 and contains:
- a CDS encoding arsenate reductase family protein produces the protein MEIWHNPRCTKSRAAKKALDEAGTGYTERRYLDTPPTVAELTEVLGKLGREPWDITRTKEPVAKELGLAGLPRDAANRDRWIELLAEHPVLIQRPILIDRETAVVGRDEASLREIL
- a CDS encoding LacI family DNA-binding transcriptional regulator; this encodes MATTKRPTIADIAKAAGVSTGAVSYALNNRRGVSEATRRRVHEIAATLGWLPNAAARVLSGGPAGAIGLVVDRPARVLGIEPYFMQLISGIQAALAGGPTSLLLQVTDNAEAQLAIYRRWWAERRVDGILLVDLLVDDPRVQLVRDLGLPAVVLGEPQAELGLPYVWTDDEKAMTFVVDYLATLGHREIARVAGPPEFVHTRRRSAAFLAATTGLPGARVITAADYSGDAAARITRRLLTGRTPPTALVFDNDVMAVAALGVARELGLDVPGRLSVVAWDDSALCRLVRPALTAVRRPTAERGAAAVNLLLRSPDTGPAWLKTEDPELRVRSSTGPAG
- a CDS encoding carbohydrate ABC transporter permease; its protein translation is MGRSQGAGDLLNGTRKRRGRATPWLFLLAPLVLLALFTYVPVVSMFFYSVTDWDGLSPRPEFVGAGNYEQLAGRGELFEVLLVSLYYFGAAFVQLVLALYFATVLSFRIRFANLFKGVIFFPYLINGVAIGFVFLYFFRPEGTLDSLLSLVGLDGHPWLGDPDTVNYSLAGVSVWRYLGLNFVLFLGAIQSIPPSLFEAAELDGANRWQRFRHIILPSIRNIVGLTAILAIAGSLSVFEIPYIMTGGANGSKTFVIQTIDLAFKFGKVGLASAMAVVLLVLILLITWVQRRLVPENEVRA
- a CDS encoding LacI family DNA-binding transcriptional regulator; amino-acid sequence: MADIAREAGVSKGAVSYALNGRTGVSESTRRRIVRIADELGWRPYGITRAGQLTRADAVGLVLARPARFLALEPFLMKLVSGVESELARRKVALRLQVVRDHREEIGTYRHWWTRTHVDGVLVLDLTAADERVTELARCGLPALVLGGPEGLGPLPGLWSDDATTMRTVVDHLVTLGHRRIARIAGPARLRHTATRTAAMTHALQWHRLPPGAVINTDYGGDEGAAAARRLLDRRPRPTAIICDSDVLAVVALGVATRAGLDVPGGLSLVAWDDSALCELARPALTAVSRDVAAYGAQAARLLLQHIGGQPVSTRPENLPSLVVRQSTARPGA
- a CDS encoding ABC transporter substrate-binding protein gives rise to the protein MKLRRRTLVLATAGLIALTGCSASGDAGADGRIDGEITVLTQRTDLVDTVFEQYKREFAKVHPEVKVTFQGITDYEGEVKIRMSSRDYGDVLLIPESITPEQLPAYFEPLGDAAELQKKYRFIPEQTYEGKAYGLAITGNAFGFVYNKKIWQQAGITAPPRTPAQFLDALRAIKDRTGATPLYTNYRNGWPLAQWEDLRASVAGQPDVITTMAATDAPWTPGTPQEIIDTLLFDAVAGKLTEEDPATTDWETSKKAIGEGKIATMMLGSWALTQVRELAATPEDLGYLPFPSQAGGRFHSAIAGDYKNAVSVHSENKDAARAWVDWFADQSGYAAGQGGFTPQLGGPEPAILSEFTSLGVTYFELDRSQDAVVKKIDKTAEIGLYQPAYRQTLIDAARGANGKSKQDVFADLNRRWAEAKAQVTS
- a CDS encoding NADAR domain-containing protein; amino-acid sequence: MEASPHDDVWGIGLAHDHPDAAEPGCWPGLNLLGFALGEVRARLR
- a CDS encoding rhamnogalacturonan lyase: MSRKTTHLAVAIGLLGALFSAPAQAAPLPGPAVEKLDRGLISVRTGQGNFVSWRLLAGDPAGTAFNLYRGGELVTQVTGATSFLDAGAPASVTYTVRPVVGGAEQRTAAAEESLAFPMASSMDVPLQLPPGGTTPSGENFTYNANDASVGDLDGDGQYEIVLKWEPSNAKDNSQSGYTGNTLLDAYELNGTRLWRIDLGRNIRSGAHYTQFQVFDYDGDGRAEVAVKTADGTRSGTGQVIGNSSADHRNSSGYILAGPEFLSVFRGTDGAVLATADYVPPRGNVASWGDNYGNRVDRFLAGTAYVDGSRPSIIMARGYYTRSVIAAWDFRNGQLTRRWTFDSSSSTNGAAWTGKGNHQLSVADVDADGRDEIMYGSMAIDDNGNGLWQNNTHHGDAYHVGDFIPSRSGLEVFKPSEWTSEPTHWMGDARTGQIIWSAPSCGCDNGRAVAADIWSGNPGAEAWSSSVSGLRSGTNGNQVSSRKPGSTNFVIWWDGDAQRELLDGTHIDKYGTGGDTRLLTGSGVASNNGSKSTPALSADILGDWREEVIWRTTDNRALRIYSTTDSTSISRPSLMQDRQYRVAVAWQNTAYNQPPHPSFTIG
- a CDS encoding glycoside hydrolase family 2 protein; the protein is MDLVCEGVDTVAELSLNGVSIGTAENMHRTHRFDLRHALREGVNELAVTFHPALAYAQRLREELGDRPGAYPMPYQFIRKAACNFGWDWGPSFTTCGIWRPIHLHRWHTARLAEVRPEITVDPSGTGQVKLHVGVERTGDRDLVATARIGDARQAVTIPSGQSEVVVELAVEQAELWWPRGHGEQPRYDLRLELLAGDEVLDAWDKRVGFRTIELDTTPDEHGTPFTFRVNGKPILVRGVNWIPDDVFFPRITPGRYSDRLDQACAAGVNLVRVWGGGIYESESFYDAADERGLLVWQDFLFACAAYPEEEPLGGEVRAEAEEAVRRLAWHPSLVLWNGNNENIWGHRDWGWQDGLGDRTWGAGYYFGTLPEVVARLDPTRPYWPGSPYSGDPRRHPNDPDHGPIHIWDVWNERDYGDYRAYRPRFVAEFGYQGPPAHRTAVDGFGALAPDSPAVRAHQKAIDGGDKLARGLAEHFGAITEDDDWHYLAQLNQARALRLGVEHFRSLWPRCTGTVVWQLNDCWPSMSWSAIDSAGRRKLLWYALREAHRDRLLTVQPHEGGLAVAVLNDTDAAWNGHVQVERMTFSGEVLARSNSAFDVAARSVGITPLPAAVARPDDPARELVVVTAGDTRALWFFGKDRELAYPEPDFTASARADADGTVVTVRARSLLRDLCLFADRVDPDALADNALLTLLPGESAVFRIRHGAGPESAAFTTRPVLRCVNDVLASRSQPARS
- a CDS encoding carbohydrate ABC transporter permease translates to MRRRDGGRVLSYSSLVLVSLVMLVPLVVIFLGSLKQDAEFRSSGPFTPPENWLNLSNYATALVDGGMVGAFANTVLILVVSVAGTVLIGSMAAYAIDRFRFRFRKAVLSAFLVATLVPSVTTQVATFQVVNRLGLFDTRAAAIALFMGTDIVSIYIFLQFIRSIPRDLDEAAALDGASRLGVYWRIILPLLKPAIATVVIIKGIAIYNEFYIPFLYMPSRDLGVISTSLFRFKGPFSAQWEVISAGVIIVVLPTLVVFLLLQRWIYRGFAAGATK
- a CDS encoding glycoside hydrolase family 30 beta sandwich domain-containing protein; translation: MFRLALVALTVLSTVGVVPADARAASAATIDGARLHQPIDGFGFSEAFGRAEIMRGSEGLSEQRQREILDLLLSGNGAALSILRLHIVSTPAGSIQPVDPGGPGAPPKYVWDGSDESQVWLAREAKAYGVDRFYANAWSAPGYMKTNGDEANGGTLCGLSGTACASGDWRTAYANYLVKYAEFYAGEGIRITDLGFTNEPDYTATYSSMRFTPAQATEFTKIAGPIAAKAGLKLACCDSFGWTHQRDYTAAIEADPVARGLVSTHTGHTYASQVTGPLPTSRRTWMSEWSPNGTTWNENWDDGSGYDGFTIAKAVHTALTTGNTAGYVYWYGASVGTTRGLIQMNGDGYRVSKRLWALANYSRFIRPGATRIGATTGDQGLALSAFRNPDRSLAVVALNSATTPTTMTYALPNTGIVSGTAVPHVTGNTSDTAAQPPIHIGGGKFTATVPARSLVTYRITGG